A region from the Silene latifolia isolate original U9 population chromosome 7, ASM4854445v1, whole genome shotgun sequence genome encodes:
- the LOC141592247 gene encoding uncharacterized protein LOC141592247 — translation MGRKAKASKSQIMKEPLVPKSPVEGATNDSHGNLDNVEHGASVSGTSPPGKTKSKTTSKVFTRRSQRVQPNSVNQVSGPVVHEIISETENSKEVPEKDKEDETRVIEDEPSKSLEKTSHITIKSCRRNLKVNMQEPAVNQVLESVDEIISETENNEEECEKDKEDDETRVIELNKSLEKISNETDQNTEEEILGGTDMKYKAMYINSQRKIESLMEENRELTKLLEHAVGKIDVFEKQSSIFSEVMNVFASLSKVNENLSRQVKRGGSYDQNDDGIRASKKNKVGFEA, via the exons ATGGGTAGGAAAGCAAAAGCAAGCAAG AGCCAAATAATGAAGGAACCATTGGTTCCCAAGTCTCCAGTTGAAGGGGCAACAAATGATTCTCATGGAAATCTTGATAACGTAGAGCATGGCGCTTCTGTGTCGGGTACTTCCCCTCCTGGCAAAACTAAATCAAAAACGACTTCTAAAGTATTTACTAGAAGATCTCAAAGGGTTCAGCCTAATTCTGTAAATCAAGTATCAGGACCTGTTGTTCATGAAATTATCAGCGAAACTGAAAATAGCAAAGAAGTACCTGAGAAGGACAAAGAAGATGAAACTCGTGTGATTGAAGATGAACCAAGCAAATCTCTCGAGAAGAcatcccatataaccattaaatCTTGTCGCAGAAATTTGAAAGTTAATATGCAAGAGCCTGCTGTAAATCAAGTATTAGAATCTGTTGATGAAATAATCAGTGAAACTGAAAATAATGAAGAAGAATGTGAGAAGGACAAAGAAGATGATGAAACTCGTGTGATTGAACTGAACAAATCCCTCGAGAAGATATCCAAC GAAACGGACCAGAATACCGAGGAGGAAATTCTTGGTGGAACTGATATGAAATATAAAGCAATGTATATCAATTCCCAAAGGAAG ATCGAGTCTTTGATGGAGGAGAATAGGGAATTGACCAAACTTCTGGAACATGCTGTTGGGAAAATCGATGTG TTTGAGAAGCAAAGCAGCATCTTCTCAGAAGTAATGAATGTATTTGCCAGTTTGTCTAAAGTAAATGAAAACCTTTCACGGCAAGTGAAGCGTGGCGGTTCTTACGACCAAAATGATGATGGAATAAGGGCTTCAAAAAAGAACAAAGTTGGATTTGAAGCGTAG